A DNA window from Pyrus communis chromosome 3, drPyrComm1.1, whole genome shotgun sequence contains the following coding sequences:
- the LOC137727653 gene encoding photosystem I reaction center subunit III, chloroplastic-like codes for MSLTIPTNLSKPMFQPKLSSPLATKLPRTVVFCSASPNPNPTPEKISTASPMQAFSTALALSSILIGSAPMPAVADISGLTPCKDSKQFAKREKQQIKKLESSLKLYAPDSAPALAIKATIEKTQRRFSNYGKQGLLCGSDGLPHLIVSGDQRHWGEFITPGILFLYIAGWIGWVGRSYLIAIRDDKKPTQKEIIIDVPLAASLVFRGFSWPVAAYRELVNGELVAKDV; via the coding sequence ATGTCTCTCACAATTCCCACAAACCTTTCAAAACCCATGTTTCAGCCAAAACTTAGCTCCCCATTGGCCACAAAGCTGCCAAGAACCGTGGTCTTCTGCTCTGCCtccccaaaccctaaccctacccCTGAGAAAATATCGACTGCATCGCCCATGCAGGCGTTCTCCACTGCACTCGCACTCTCCTCCATCCTCATTGGCTCAGCTCCCATGCCTGCAGTTGCTGACATCTCGGGACTCACCCCATGCAAAGACTCCAAGCAGTTCGCCAAGCGTGAGAAGCAGCAGATCAAAAAACTCGAGTCCTCACTGAAGCTCTATGCACCCGACAGTGCACCCGCCCTAGCCATCAAGGCCACCATAGAGAAGACTCAGAGGAGGTTTTCCAACTACGGCAAGCAGGGTTTGCTTTGTGGGTCGGATGGGCTCCCCCATTTGATTGTCAGCGGTGACCAGAGGCACTGGGGTGAGTTTATCACTCCTGGTATTTTGTTCCTGTACATTGCTGGGTGGATCGGGTGGGTTGGGAGGAGCTACTTGATTGCCATTAGGGATGATAAGAAGCCGACGCAGAAGGAGATCATCATTGATGTGCCTTTGGCTGCTAGCTTGGTTTTCAGAGGCTTCAGCTGGCCTGTGGCTGCTTACAGAGAGTTAGTGAATGGTGAACTTGTTGCCAAGGACGTTTGa
- the LOC137729345 gene encoding LOB domain-containing protein 4-like gives MKENGSSRKQGAPSPCAACKLLRRRCAQDCVFAPYFPADEPQKFANVHKVFGASNVNKMLQELPEHQRGDAVSSMVYEANARVRDPVYGCVGAISSLQQQIDVLQTQLALAQAEVVHLRVRQTASFSNHGLSPASPSNSGSPPSKFMGSQARPIFDMDMMVDHTSLGLGESMWSC, from the exons ATGAAGGAGAACGGAAGCAGCAGGAAACAAGGTGCACCCTCGCCGTGTGCAGCATGCAAGCTTCTCAGAAGGAGGTGCGCTCAGGATTGTGTGTTTGCTCCCTATTTTCCTGCGGATGAGCCCCAAAAGTTTGCTAATGTTCACAAAGTGTTTGGTGCCAGCAATGTCAACAAGATGTTGCAG GAGCTGCCAGAGCACCAAAGAGGAGATGCAGTAAGTAGCATGGTGTATGAAGCAAATGCCAGGGTGCGAGACCCAGTTTATGGTTGTGTTGGGGCAATTTCGTCCCTACAACAACAGATTGATGTGCTTCAAACCCAACTGGCTCTAGCTCAGGCAGAGGTGGTGCACCTCAGGGTGCGTCAGACTGCATCATTCTCTAACCATGGGTTAAGTCCGGCTAGCCCAAGTAATAGTGGGTCACCCCCATCTAAGTTCATGGGTTCTCAGGCCCGGCCTATTTTCGACATGGATATGATGGTGGACCATACCAGCTTGGGATTGGGAGAGTCCATGTGGTCATGCTAA